The following are encoded in a window of Chitinivibrio alkaliphilus ACht1 genomic DNA:
- a CDS encoding TonB-dependent receptor plug domain-containing protein — MKRLLVATSILTLFFCVGAHDHELDALEIRETEIPEAGSRERETIYVREEDHTSAARTVDDLLTGIAGVDVTRTAATGSDGRGNVHIRGLDDNRITVALNGRVVNGSGVMGGVYVDWSTLSIDDVEKIEVIRGYKDARYPNAVGGVVNIITVREIEEDRTQVFGSLSSIEPAADDPLRTTAYTAGVAHQKRIGDLGHLSLSLSNTSADAFLRNNFNDQMELSGALNLYLMEDMHFSTSLKQSIQNRGMTVENRRNSDFFDSSYPEAGDAGTGGPGIPWRGGEYTWGDRSSVENIRTQWDVSLEKKINETLLRGSFFITDQDRRQHYYAIDDSTNLVLERFAKPEAGTRGWNISAETSLGRHDLSYGADGQLRRSESNVIYTANEDYFARPMETIADLDSLPDPTDRSRRIGLFVQDDFTLQEDLLELSLGTRFDYYKGFEDTVGGRQIQENTYSNISPTTGITYTPTEQTALSFFASIATKHPTEPEYSWYHNGHDPDTNPDFDISRPDFSPERAYQLDLSLDQYLLEGSLNWGVNLYTMSIDDYITVIFGYPPSRVVYNIDNVTLRGLEVFYSHHVSDQLSLSANTSLQNSEKSGDILDMGNELSDELLELPRVKANGRVSYSFRNDMRATLTTRFVGERDFITGNRAREESLALETLDPFATTDISAAVPLFPRRTDITAKLTITAMNIFDTDYEEVLDFPMPGRSGRVGYTMEF; from the coding sequence ATGAAAAGACTATTAGTGGCAACATCTATTTTGACTCTTTTTTTCTGCGTAGGAGCGCACGATCATGAATTGGACGCCCTTGAGATTCGGGAGACAGAGATACCCGAAGCAGGGAGCAGAGAACGGGAAACCATATATGTCCGTGAGGAGGACCACACCTCTGCGGCCCGTACCGTGGATGATCTTCTAACGGGTATTGCCGGAGTGGATGTAACCCGTACAGCAGCCACAGGCAGTGATGGCCGGGGGAACGTACATATTCGCGGCCTTGATGACAACCGTATTACGGTAGCTCTCAACGGACGGGTGGTGAATGGCTCCGGTGTCATGGGCGGTGTCTATGTGGACTGGTCCACCCTATCTATTGATGATGTTGAAAAAATAGAGGTGATTCGGGGATATAAGGATGCCCGGTATCCAAATGCCGTGGGCGGCGTGGTGAATATTATTACAGTGCGGGAAATAGAAGAGGATCGCACGCAGGTCTTTGGCTCTCTTTCGAGCATAGAGCCTGCGGCAGATGACCCCCTTCGCACCACAGCCTATACAGCAGGGGTGGCACACCAAAAAAGAATTGGTGATTTGGGTCATCTCTCCCTGTCCCTTTCAAATACCTCGGCAGATGCCTTCCTGCGGAATAATTTTAACGACCAGATGGAGCTTTCCGGTGCTCTGAATCTCTATCTTATGGAGGATATGCACTTTTCCACCAGCCTAAAGCAGAGTATTCAAAACAGAGGAATGACCGTGGAAAACCGGCGGAATTCTGACTTTTTTGATTCCTCCTATCCCGAAGCAGGAGATGCAGGTACCGGCGGACCGGGAATCCCCTGGCGAGGTGGAGAGTACACCTGGGGAGATAGAAGCAGCGTGGAAAATATCCGTACCCAGTGGGATGTATCCCTGGAAAAGAAAATTAATGAAACCCTTTTGCGGGGAAGTTTTTTCATCACCGATCAGGATCGTCGGCAGCACTACTACGCCATAGACGACTCCACCAATCTTGTGTTGGAGCGGTTTGCCAAGCCCGAAGCGGGAACACGGGGCTGGAATATTTCCGCCGAAACTTCTTTGGGACGGCACGATCTTTCCTACGGGGCTGACGGACAGCTTCGCCGCAGTGAGTCCAATGTTATTTACACGGCGAATGAGGACTATTTTGCCCGCCCCATGGAAACCATAGCAGACCTTGACTCTCTTCCCGACCCCACCGACCGTTCCCGGCGTATTGGCCTTTTTGTGCAGGATGATTTCACCTTGCAGGAAGACCTCTTAGAGCTCAGTCTTGGTACGCGCTTTGATTACTATAAGGGATTTGAGGATACGGTTGGAGGTCGCCAAATTCAGGAAAACACTTACTCCAATATAAGTCCTACCACGGGTATTACCTATACTCCCACGGAGCAAACAGCCCTGAGTTTCTTTGCCTCCATTGCTACAAAACACCCCACAGAACCGGAGTATTCATGGTATCACAACGGTCATGATCCCGATACAAATCCCGATTTTGATATCAGCCGCCCCGATTTTTCTCCTGAGCGGGCGTATCAGCTAGATCTATCCCTTGATCAATACCTCCTTGAGGGCAGTCTCAACTGGGGGGTTAACCTCTACACCATGTCCATCGATGACTATATTACGGTTATTTTTGGCTATCCTCCCAGTCGGGTTGTCTATAATATTGACAATGTCACCCTGCGGGGGCTGGAGGTGTTTTACAGTCATCACGTGAGTGATCAGCTCAGCCTCTCGGCAAACACAAGCCTGCAGAATTCTGAAAAAAGTGGTGATATCCTTGATATGGGAAATGAGCTTTCAGATGAGCTTCTGGAACTTCCGCGGGTAAAGGCAAACGGGCGCGTATCCTACAGTTTTCGCAATGATATGCGTGCCACCCTTACCACACGTTTTGTAGGGGAGCGCGATTTTATCACGGGAAATCGGGCGCGGGAGGAGAGTCTTGCCCTGGAAACCCTGGACCCCTTTGCCACAACGGATATATCTGCGGCCGTCCCTCTTTTTCCACGTCGCACTGATATTACGGCAAAACTTACAATAACTGCCATGAATATTTTTGACACTGACTATGAGGAGGTTCTTGATTTTCCCATGCCGGGGCGTAGTGGTCGTGTGGGGTATACCATGGAATTTTAA
- a CDS encoding TrmO family methyltransferase domain-containing protein, whose product MQKIQTVAVATVENKCSTVEELRSQDRTRLVSTLHFDEEVAQGLYKIEENSHLQVLFNFSESEGYTLVGKRLRDRELGVFACRTPFRPSPIGSTVVELLERHENRLIVRGLDCLNGTPVLDVKPFTAGFDSALRTEGEEILLKKNPRRDIEMDLAQNNLHSLLLGAGQIHGHFCGGVSSGVMASAYGLSELKKLQKNAGVDGLENILAIIETNSCFADGVQYAAGCSIGNNGLVYRDFGKTAVTFLVRDKQEVCAAVRVSSRGNRMGIQERYPEFSNLFQEVIVQSNRTPEKVAEFKRLSCAVSFDMLDTPFEEMFHLKINPEVYIPGFAPIKDSKTCKKMR is encoded by the coding sequence ATGCAGAAGATACAGACTGTTGCCGTAGCCACAGTTGAAAACAAATGTTCCACCGTGGAAGAGCTGCGGTCTCAGGATCGAACGCGCCTTGTATCAACCCTTCATTTTGATGAAGAGGTTGCTCAGGGGCTTTATAAAATTGAAGAAAACAGCCACCTGCAGGTTTTATTTAATTTCAGTGAGTCCGAAGGATATACCCTGGTGGGTAAACGCCTCCGGGACAGGGAGCTGGGCGTTTTTGCCTGTCGCACACCCTTTCGACCTTCCCCAATCGGCTCCACCGTTGTGGAACTCCTTGAGCGTCATGAAAACCGTCTTATTGTGCGGGGCCTTGATTGCCTCAACGGCACCCCTGTTCTGGATGTTAAGCCCTTTACAGCAGGTTTTGATTCTGCCCTGCGGACGGAGGGGGAAGAAATTCTCCTGAAGAAAAATCCCCGCAGAGATATTGAGATGGACCTTGCACAAAATAATCTCCATAGCCTGCTCCTGGGTGCCGGACAGATACACGGGCATTTTTGTGGAGGTGTTTCCAGCGGGGTCATGGCGTCGGCATATGGTCTTTCTGAGCTGAAAAAACTGCAAAAAAACGCCGGAGTTGACGGATTGGAAAATATCCTTGCCATTATTGAAACAAACAGCTGTTTTGCCGACGGTGTGCAGTATGCGGCGGGGTGTTCCATTGGAAATAACGGCCTTGTCTATCGCGATTTTGGAAAAACTGCCGTTACCTTCCTTGTTCGCGATAAGCAAGAAGTCTGTGCTGCTGTGCGGGTATCATCACGGGGAAACAGGATGGGCATACAGGAGCGCTACCCGGAATTTTCCAACCTTTTTCAGGAGGTGATCGTACAGAGCAATCGAACTCCTGAAAAGGTGGCGGAGTTTAAACGCCTTTCCTGCGCCGTGAGTTTTGATATGCTTGATACTCCCTTTGAAGAGATGTTTCATCTGAAAATAAACCCGGAGGTGTATATTCCCGGCTTTGCCCCTATTAAAGACAGTAAAACATGCAAAAAAATGCGGTGA
- a CDS encoding TonB-dependent receptor, producing the protein MRIYTFILLTILAYTGVTGHEEKYHEIGPITVLDTSLSPPSFIEATILSVDHSRTISPDKSVAHLLTEETGIDASRPSVTGDMGRNMIYLRGLDDRHSMVTINGHPQRGSGFKGGIHTNWAALTSHAIEEIEIIRGYRDVRYGNAPAGVVHLSMPQDIPERSTTIRGSYGILDLTRSPLFSPKTSQLQVLHKHPISSQLSLTAGLATQHSDAFLRNTHAHHHSFITHLSYHTPEDLFLSIGLQGGVFERGITLHNSPEDPWYDSSYPESNEAGIPASDIRWRSTIPRKDSLQYGEGSHITTTSLSTSISAEKTWNNLTVQGHINRLDTKREEQYQSRRDTASTVFQRSLLPEAGTTTADLSADIALNRSTLTVGFDGEVRRHEMDRVQKMDTTYVLNHHTFSSLSSTPERETSARLCGAYIQYSHWLRSGKIYTSAGTRLDHFSGTNSETSEREAVTLTHLSPTAHISVFPWETTRLTLATALATRFPSNGEHHWFFNGHQDNARPALSAERSLQVELSLAHDLPPENTRFGGSLYSMFIHDYLEHLPNFERTHYVYNIERADIFGSEFFVAAELPSHFSTTGTITLQNSARTSDSTFDKAPENTLFGLPGVKGNMAILYDQSEAWGARLTGRFIGEREFLLSDSSDGPLVKTVDPTTVVDLVLFLHLLQNHSRLTGSLTLGISNLFNTSYEEVYGFEHPGISPHLSTSITF; encoded by the coding sequence ATGCGGATATATACATTCATCCTTCTTACCATTCTTGCCTACACGGGAGTCACGGGCCATGAAGAAAAATACCATGAGATAGGTCCGATTACAGTTTTGGATACCTCTCTAAGCCCCCCATCTTTTATAGAAGCAACCATTCTCTCTGTTGACCATTCGAGAACCATATCTCCTGACAAGAGTGTCGCTCACCTCCTTACTGAAGAGACAGGAATAGACGCTTCACGCCCTTCCGTAACCGGTGATATGGGACGAAACATGATTTATCTCCGTGGTCTGGACGATCGTCATAGCATGGTTACCATAAATGGACATCCTCAACGGGGAAGCGGGTTTAAAGGAGGTATACATACAAATTGGGCCGCCCTTACGAGTCATGCCATCGAAGAAATTGAAATTATCCGCGGCTATCGAGATGTTCGGTATGGCAATGCCCCCGCAGGGGTGGTGCATCTCTCTATGCCGCAGGACATACCAGAGCGAAGTACTACCATTCGGGGCTCCTACGGCATACTTGATCTCACACGATCCCCACTCTTTTCCCCGAAAACATCACAACTGCAGGTTCTTCATAAACACCCGATCTCTTCACAGCTCAGCCTTACGGCGGGCCTTGCAACACAGCACAGTGATGCCTTTTTAAGAAACACCCACGCCCACCACCACTCTTTTATCACGCATCTTTCCTACCACACCCCAGAGGACCTATTCCTCTCCATCGGTCTTCAGGGAGGAGTCTTTGAACGTGGCATTACCCTCCACAACAGCCCCGAAGATCCGTGGTACGACTCCTCATATCCTGAAAGTAATGAAGCGGGAATTCCCGCCTCTGACATACGATGGCGTAGCACCATTCCGCGTAAGGACTCTCTTCAGTATGGAGAAGGAAGTCATATTACAACCACTTCTCTGTCCACCAGCATATCAGCGGAAAAAACATGGAACAACCTTACCGTACAGGGACACATAAATCGTCTCGATACAAAGCGTGAAGAGCAATATCAATCACGTAGAGACACGGCCTCAACAGTGTTCCAGAGAAGCCTTCTTCCCGAAGCCGGTACTACCACGGCAGATCTCTCAGCAGATATTGCTCTGAACCGATCCACTCTTACCGTAGGATTTGATGGCGAAGTCCGCCGCCACGAGATGGATCGAGTTCAAAAGATGGATACCACCTATGTCCTCAATCATCACACCTTCTCGTCGCTCAGTAGCACCCCTGAAAGAGAGACATCCGCCCGGCTTTGTGGGGCCTATATTCAATATTCACACTGGCTGCGTTCCGGTAAAATCTATACTTCTGCAGGAACACGACTCGATCATTTCTCCGGAACGAATAGTGAAACCTCTGAACGGGAAGCGGTCACCTTGACCCATCTCAGCCCCACCGCTCACATAAGCGTTTTTCCTTGGGAGACAACCCGCCTTACCCTTGCTACTGCCCTGGCGACACGCTTTCCGAGCAATGGAGAACATCACTGGTTTTTCAACGGACACCAGGACAATGCACGGCCGGCACTTTCGGCAGAGCGGTCTCTACAGGTTGAGCTCTCCCTTGCGCATGACCTCCCTCCCGAAAACACTCGTTTCGGAGGCTCTCTCTACTCCATGTTCATCCACGACTATCTAGAACATCTTCCCAATTTCGAAAGAACCCATTATGTGTACAATATTGAACGAGCTGATATCTTTGGATCAGAATTTTTTGTCGCCGCGGAGCTCCCCTCTCATTTCTCCACAACCGGTACGATCACCCTCCAAAATTCTGCACGTACCAGCGATTCCACCTTCGACAAAGCCCCGGAAAATACCCTCTTCGGGCTTCCGGGAGTAAAGGGAAATATGGCCATTCTCTATGACCAAAGCGAAGCATGGGGCGCACGCCTTACAGGAAGATTTATCGGAGAGAGAGAGTTTCTTCTCTCTGATTCCTCTGATGGCCCCCTCGTAAAGACAGTAGATCCTACCACCGTAGTTGATTTGGTTCTATTCCTCCATCTGTTACAAAACCATTCACGTCTTACCGGCAGCTTGACACTGGGCATATCAAACCTCTTTAATACTTCCTATGAAGAGGTCTACGGCTTTGAACATCCCGGTATCTCACCTCATCTCAGTACG
- a CDS encoding DUF4198 domain-containing protein, whose amino-acid sequence MYSLFNRVTLVCLISISVLYSHHLWVFENGVDTFTVARGGIPDDVHTYNPARITSVTAKNSSNKEVEARTEKRGDHLNIIFHKDTPDLIMTTARWGDRVQTDDGKKLMPKDAAEIEGYTVHSTFFSTQYSKTFFSPSEEVWGKNHALKLEIVPRSNYSDITTGDTLHIQVLFEDTPLAETDIRASGTRDVLARTDENGNAKVELREDALQTLFVRHSIPDTKESWYDTLQYMSFLTFQLQK is encoded by the coding sequence ATGTATAGTCTTTTTAACCGTGTGACACTGGTATGCCTGATTTCAATATCTGTCTTGTATTCCCATCATCTTTGGGTTTTTGAGAACGGTGTAGATACATTCACCGTTGCACGGGGGGGTATACCCGATGATGTTCATACCTACAATCCGGCACGAATAACTTCGGTAACAGCTAAAAACAGCTCTAATAAAGAGGTGGAAGCAAGAACTGAAAAACGAGGTGACCATCTGAATATCATTTTCCATAAGGATACTCCCGACCTTATTATGACAACAGCCCGCTGGGGAGATCGAGTGCAGACGGATGACGGAAAAAAGTTAATGCCAAAAGATGCCGCTGAAATTGAAGGATACACAGTACACTCAACGTTCTTTTCCACGCAATACAGCAAAACTTTTTTTTCGCCTTCAGAAGAGGTGTGGGGAAAGAATCATGCTCTGAAATTGGAGATAGTCCCCCGTAGCAACTATTCTGATATAACCACCGGTGACACCTTACACATACAAGTACTCTTTGAAGACACTCCCCTAGCAGAGACTGATATTCGTGCTTCGGGTACACGGGATGTCCTAGCCCGTACTGACGAAAATGGAAATGCAAAGGTTGAGCTGCGGGAAGATGCCCTTCAGACTCTCTTCGTCCGTCACAGTATTCCCGATACCAAGGAAAGCTGGTACGATACACTCCAGTATATGAGTTTTTTAACTTTTCAGCTTCAAAAATGA
- a CDS encoding ABC transporter ATP-binding protein: MDLQVKNLQFSYGTAEVLKKIDFSVKAHEIVAILGPNGVGKTTLLKCINSIHTPRGGDVILDGRNILNLSPREIAKKIGYVAQKTSTARVTVYDAILLGRYPYITWRVTPRDREIVDSIIDKLHLREFTMRYIDELSGGELQKVATARALVQEPEVLLLDEPTSNLDLKNQFDLLSFIRRVVRHHDVSAIITMHDLNIALRYADTFLFVKDGEIYCHCSKDEVTEEIISTTYDIAISLHYIDGYPLIVPKGDVYAEDTDCCRSHS, encoded by the coding sequence GTGGATTTACAGGTTAAAAATCTTCAGTTTTCATACGGAACAGCGGAGGTCTTAAAAAAGATTGATTTCTCCGTAAAAGCCCACGAAATTGTGGCAATTCTTGGCCCCAACGGGGTAGGGAAAACCACTCTTTTAAAATGCATAAACTCCATCCACACTCCCCGGGGAGGAGATGTGATTCTTGATGGGCGTAATATTCTGAATCTCTCCCCCCGGGAGATTGCAAAAAAAATAGGCTACGTGGCGCAAAAAACATCTACGGCACGGGTAACCGTCTATGATGCTATTCTTCTGGGGAGATATCCCTATATTACCTGGCGGGTAACTCCGCGGGACAGGGAGATTGTGGATTCCATCATTGATAAGCTGCACCTGCGGGAATTTACCATGCGGTATATTGATGAGCTCAGTGGCGGAGAGCTTCAGAAGGTTGCCACGGCGCGGGCACTCGTGCAGGAGCCGGAAGTGCTTCTCCTTGATGAGCCCACAAGTAATCTCGATTTAAAAAATCAGTTTGACCTGCTCTCCTTTATCCGCAGGGTGGTGCGTCACCACGATGTTTCAGCCATTATCACCATGCACGACCTCAATATAGCCCTGCGCTATGCCGACACCTTTCTTTTTGTAAAGGATGGAGAGATTTATTGTCATTGTAGCAAAGATGAAGTGACTGAAGAGATCATCAGCACAACCTATGATATTGCTATTTCCCTTCATTATATAGACGGATATCCACTCATAGTACCCAAAGGAGATGTATATGCAGAAGATACAGACTGTTGCCGTAGCCACAGTTGA
- a CDS encoding FecCD family ABC transporter permease, producing the protein MCHSNQKTPSVGDTYESFIRKKRVVLLMGVALLALVAIASCGVGSVQIGLMNILTGNLTPAQERILLYSRLPRVITAIFAGMALSLSGAAMQSILRNPLGSPFTLGISHAAAFGAALSVLVLGNFVQAASSKGVMQWIAPYIITISAFGGAMIATAVILFVSKVKRASPEVIVLTGVAISSLFTAGTSFMQYFADDTELGAIVFWTFGDVGRSSWYELVAIIVITCLSLVFFWWNRWNFNALESGDETAKSLGVSVERVRLTGMLMASLLTAVVISFLGIIGFVGLVCPHISRRLIGEDYRHLIPFSCLAGALLLILADTVARTILAPHVIPVAIITSFLGAPVFIYLLVRRNSGFTG; encoded by the coding sequence ATGTGTCACAGTAACCAGAAAACGCCCTCTGTGGGAGATACGTACGAAAGTTTCATTCGTAAAAAAAGGGTGGTACTTCTTATGGGAGTCGCCCTTTTGGCTCTTGTGGCAATAGCTTCCTGCGGTGTTGGATCGGTGCAGATCGGCCTTATGAATATCCTCACGGGAAACCTCACCCCAGCGCAGGAACGCATACTGCTTTATTCGCGTCTGCCCCGGGTAATAACCGCCATCTTTGCCGGTATGGCCCTCTCCCTGAGCGGCGCTGCCATGCAGTCGATACTGCGAAACCCCCTGGGATCACCCTTTACCCTCGGTATCTCCCATGCTGCTGCCTTCGGTGCAGCCCTTTCGGTACTTGTCCTGGGAAATTTTGTGCAGGCTGCGTCCAGCAAAGGAGTGATGCAGTGGATTGCCCCCTATATTATCACGATTTCCGCCTTCGGGGGGGCCATGATTGCCACGGCGGTGATACTCTTTGTATCCAAGGTGAAACGGGCATCTCCGGAGGTGATTGTCTTAACAGGGGTTGCCATCAGTTCCCTCTTTACGGCAGGGACCTCCTTTATGCAGTATTTTGCCGATGATACGGAGCTGGGGGCAATTGTCTTCTGGACCTTCGGTGATGTGGGTCGCAGTTCATGGTATGAGCTTGTTGCCATTATTGTCATTACCTGCCTTTCCCTGGTGTTTTTCTGGTGGAATCGGTGGAATTTCAACGCCCTGGAATCGGGAGATGAGACGGCAAAAAGCCTGGGAGTATCCGTGGAACGGGTGCGTCTTACGGGGATGCTCATGGCATCCCTTCTTACGGCGGTGGTGATTTCCTTTCTCGGGATTATCGGTTTTGTGGGGCTGGTCTGCCCCCATATTTCACGCCGCCTTATTGGCGAAGACTACCGTCACCTCATACCTTTTTCATGTCTTGCGGGGGCATTGCTCCTGATTTTAGCTGATACGGTGGCCCGTACCATTCTTGCGCCCCATGTCATCCCCGTGGCGATTATTACATCCTTTCTCGGGGCCCCCGTGTTTATTTACCTGCTTGTACGGAGGAACAGTGGATTTACAGGTTAA
- a CDS encoding TonB-dependent receptor plug domain-containing protein, which translates to MKRFFPVVFTLLCTVITVLYSQESKPEKLDDMVISATRSEIQAADAPQNIRVITAEEIQESPYETVEEIVQNTPGMYNFRHRFLNQNGIISPLQMRGTGKNRVLFLIDGIPQNDNFNNTIAWVGWGHIPKEAIKRIEVVRGPSSALYGSEGLGGAIHIITKDGAEERKTALTGKAGSGSTLGGSSVHSQQAGDFSFVASANYSQSDGFYVTKDPGENDEKRYRDDIRLFGKLGYDISEEAHISAAGLFYNQEGGQGTPGEYTEIMLDQYWLNYSHSLDKLDISTTLFLNRADKETQKVDRNFDPQFVEDFDGSYTWGGDFQATFTDLSPVTLTTGAAYKNSFMAYDVTYLTDDERREGAEGMQQFAAPFVSATMSTLYGRLIFTVGGRYDWIQTKDGANWDTHRAWDIGETGGFDREYDERTDDNISPSLGVVWHTTPNTTLKSSAGIGFRAPSLFEMYKVHVRGQGSSFTRSNPDLSPEKIYSYDIGAEHFFMDNLLGKLTFYQSRGTDYIGSKFIEEDTDAGIRYSQRDNISEVDIYGFEIELDWQPFEELSIQSGYTYNNSKIKSDEDQPDLEGNYLEHDPQHKGNFRVSYHNDRIVNATLNAAVYGDKYYDLENTMKSDAYWSLDGTLSRTFLERFTARLAVENILDEQNVIFQRMRAGEIQQTVDPGRILTASLTYQF; encoded by the coding sequence ATGAAAAGATTCTTTCCTGTGGTGTTTACGTTGCTGTGTACTGTTATAACAGTTTTGTATTCACAGGAGTCTAAACCGGAGAAGCTGGATGATATGGTGATATCTGCGACCAGGAGTGAGATTCAGGCCGCAGATGCTCCACAGAATATTCGAGTGATTACCGCTGAAGAGATACAGGAATCACCCTATGAAACGGTTGAAGAGATCGTGCAGAATACACCGGGTATGTATAATTTCAGGCACCGTTTTTTAAATCAAAATGGCATTATCAGCCCACTTCAAATGAGAGGAACGGGAAAAAACAGAGTGCTCTTTCTTATTGATGGTATTCCGCAAAATGATAATTTTAACAATACCATTGCCTGGGTTGGCTGGGGCCATATCCCCAAAGAGGCTATCAAGCGTATAGAAGTGGTGCGCGGACCGAGTTCTGCTCTGTATGGTTCAGAAGGTTTGGGTGGTGCCATCCACATTATAACCAAAGACGGTGCAGAAGAACGCAAAACAGCCCTGACGGGTAAAGCGGGAAGCGGGAGCACCCTCGGCGGAAGTTCTGTACATTCACAGCAGGCAGGCGATTTCTCTTTTGTTGCTTCAGCAAATTACTCACAAAGTGACGGTTTTTATGTTACCAAAGATCCCGGAGAAAATGACGAGAAGCGCTACAGAGATGACATCCGTCTTTTTGGTAAACTTGGATATGATATATCTGAAGAAGCACATATCAGTGCTGCCGGCCTTTTCTATAACCAGGAAGGTGGTCAGGGGACGCCGGGAGAGTATACCGAAATTATGCTTGATCAATATTGGCTCAATTACTCCCATTCTCTGGATAAGCTGGATATATCAACTACCCTCTTTCTAAACAGAGCAGATAAAGAAACGCAAAAGGTGGATAGAAACTTTGATCCTCAATTTGTTGAAGATTTTGATGGTTCGTATACCTGGGGCGGAGATTTTCAAGCAACCTTTACCGATCTTTCTCCCGTAACGCTTACAACCGGGGCGGCATACAAAAACTCCTTTATGGCGTATGATGTGACGTATCTCACCGATGATGAGCGTCGGGAGGGTGCAGAGGGAATGCAGCAGTTTGCCGCCCCTTTTGTTTCTGCCACAATGTCTACCCTTTATGGCCGTCTGATTTTTACAGTGGGGGGGCGGTATGACTGGATACAAACCAAAGACGGCGCAAACTGGGATACGCATCGTGCCTGGGATATCGGTGAAACTGGTGGCTTTGACCGGGAATACGACGAGAGAACCGATGATAATATCTCACCTTCCCTGGGTGTTGTCTGGCATACCACACCGAACACTACATTAAAGAGTTCAGCGGGTATCGGCTTTCGTGCTCCCAGTCTTTTTGAAATGTACAAAGTGCATGTTCGCGGCCAGGGAAGTTCCTTTACCCGTTCAAACCCCGATCTTTCACCGGAAAAGATTTACTCCTATGATATTGGGGCTGAACACTTCTTCATGGATAACCTTTTGGGGAAATTGACATTTTATCAATCCCGAGGAACAGATTACATCGGCTCAAAATTTATTGAAGAAGATACGGATGCAGGAATACGGTACTCCCAACGGGATAATATCAGTGAGGTTGATATTTATGGTTTTGAGATTGAGCTTGACTGGCAGCCCTTTGAAGAACTCAGTATTCAAAGCGGGTATACCTATAACAACTCGAAAATTAAATCTGACGAAGATCAGCCCGATTTAGAAGGGAATTATCTGGAACATGATCCGCAGCACAAAGGTAATTTTCGGGTGTCCTATCACAATGACCGCATTGTTAATGCGACCCTCAACGCCGCAGTGTACGGAGATAAATATTATGATTTGGAAAACACAATGAAAAGTGATGCCTATTGGAGTCTTGATGGGACCCTGTCCCGTACTTTTCTTGAAAGATTTACTGCACGACTCGCTGTGGAAAATATTCTTGATGAACAGAATGTTATTTTTCAAAGGATGCGTGCTGGAGAGATTCAGCAAACCGTAGATCCCGGCAGGATACTCACGGCATCACTTACCTATCAATTCTAA